A stretch of the Geovibrio thiophilus genome encodes the following:
- a CDS encoding 4Fe-4S dicluster domain-containing protein, translated as MKLAMILDRRRCYACHGCAVACKVANATPPGTFWTKTITEEKGKFPKAHMEYTPLICNHCDKAPCVEVCPTGASKKMEDGTVQITTSECVGCQLCMEACPYGARYFNEKDSPTYWAETGKQDIFEQSRYKQHPAGTVDKCTFCAPRREKGLPPACVQTCAGVARIFGDLDDPDSEISKIFKQYKPKPLYPEKGTSPRVFYIE; from the coding sequence ATGAAACTGGCAATGATACTTGATAGAAGAAGATGTTATGCGTGCCACGGCTGTGCAGTTGCGTGCAAAGTTGCCAATGCTACTCCTCCGGGTACATTTTGGACAAAGACCATAACAGAGGAAAAGGGCAAATTTCCCAAAGCTCATATGGAATACACGCCGCTTATATGCAACCACTGCGACAAGGCTCCTTGTGTGGAAGTATGCCCCACAGGAGCATCCAAAAAAATGGAAGACGGTACAGTGCAGATCACAACGTCGGAATGCGTGGGCTGTCAGCTCTGCATGGAAGCATGTCCTTACGGCGCACGTTATTTCAACGAAAAAGACTCACCTACTTACTGGGCAGAAACAGGTAAACAGGACATTTTTGAACAGTCGCGCTATAAACAGCATCCTGCTGGAACTGTTGATAAATGCACCTTCTGCGCACCCAGAAGGGAAAAAGGTCTGCCGCCTGCGTGCGTTCAGACTTGTGCCGGAGTAGCAAGAATCTTCGGAGACCTTGACGACCCAGACAGTGAAATCTCGAAGATATTTAAGCAGTATAAACCAAAACCTCTTTACCCTGAAAAAGGAACATCACCGAGAGTATTTTACATAGAGTAA
- a CDS encoding TorD/DmsD family molecular chaperone produces MDKATTEIFENAANDAEIFSLLATFYNYNPERKIIEGASNLNYEEISDEDVRLAVAKIRNYALSGFPHSSEEKLLNLKRDWTKLFRAVSPDYGPKAPYEEVYLAVKNSGLIKELAALYLDADYTRYAELNNRHDYIGIQLDFVAFLSFQRANALKENNLKNYNKLTDLSHDFTVNHIASWFPKFCNEAFKHVRTDFYRGVLGLTYLALFDSSKLPSSYYETGA; encoded by the coding sequence ATGGACAAAGCCACAACCGAAATATTTGAAAACGCCGCCAACGATGCAGAGATTTTTTCACTGCTCGCCACCTTTTATAATTATAATCCTGAGCGGAAAATTATAGAAGGAGCAAGCAATCTTAATTATGAAGAAATTTCTGATGAAGATGTAAGACTGGCAGTAGCAAAAATAAGAAACTACGCCTTATCAGGCTTTCCTCACAGCAGCGAGGAAAAACTTCTGAACCTCAAAAGGGACTGGACAAAGCTCTTCAGAGCAGTTTCGCCTGACTACGGACCAAAAGCACCTTATGAAGAGGTTTACCTTGCGGTGAAAAACTCCGGACTTATAAAAGAACTTGCGGCACTTTATCTTGATGCAGACTACACAAGATACGCCGAACTGAATAACCGTCACGACTATATAGGCATTCAGCTTGATTTTGTAGCTTTCCTCTCTTTCCAGCGGGCAAATGCACTGAAAGAAAACAATCTCAAAAACTACAATAAGCTTACAGATCTGTCTCATGATTTCACAGTAAATCATATAGCCTCGTGGTTTCCCAAGTTCTGTAACGAGGCCTTTAAACACGTCCGTACAGATTTTTACAGGGGTGTGCTTGGTCTGACCTACCTTGCACTCTTTGACAGCAGTAAACTACCCTCTTCATATTACGAAACAGGGGCATAA
- a CDS encoding OprD family outer membrane porin: MRLKALISLSVMICASATAFAAENIKDMFADGSLRGEVRILSFERDFDKNTPDRKDTAAGGLLYYHTAPFKGISFGAAFATVNGVFNDDKDAVYSILARDEEGNHRNVTRLQEYFIQGEWIDTVIKYGAQEVRTPMLETHDLRMLPRTYKGLSIVNNSFENLTLSAYYLTDAMGWTDEEFISLSKSVADEPGGAAAISEDSHMSIFGVSYNIPTEIVKANVQGWFYTMENVYRETFFKASLSKKLGQTNVYFNPSYFSQKSQGDELNGEADTDQYGFNTGVMFKGFNVTGFYGKTGDDGLVLPWGDEKVVIQQVLAAGRAEEEVYAARVAYDFSQIGLKGLSAYIFHAEYDVPESTGKDQSETDYSVQYAFSGTLDGLSLRARYADIDVKDGGEGYNDIRFYAVYKFALGKKEK; the protein is encoded by the coding sequence ATGAGACTTAAAGCTCTGATAAGTTTATCAGTTATGATATGTGCGTCTGCAACGGCATTTGCTGCTGAAAATATAAAAGATATGTTTGCTGACGGCTCACTCAGGGGAGAAGTCAGAATCCTCAGCTTCGAGAGAGATTTTGACAAAAACACACCCGACAGAAAAGATACTGCAGCCGGCGGACTTCTTTACTACCACACAGCACCTTTTAAAGGAATATCTTTCGGCGCGGCTTTTGCAACTGTAAACGGTGTTTTTAATGATGACAAAGATGCAGTGTACAGCATTCTCGCCAGAGATGAAGAAGGTAATCATAGAAATGTTACTCGCCTTCAGGAGTATTTCATTCAGGGAGAATGGATTGACACGGTTATCAAATACGGTGCGCAGGAAGTAAGAACTCCTATGCTTGAAACTCATGATCTGCGTATGTTGCCGAGAACATATAAAGGGCTTTCAATCGTTAATAATTCTTTTGAAAATCTTACTTTGTCCGCTTATTACCTCACAGATGCAATGGGATGGACTGATGAAGAATTCATTTCACTTTCCAAGTCTGTTGCTGATGAACCCGGTGGTGCGGCGGCAATATCAGAAGACAGCCACATGTCCATCTTCGGCGTATCGTACAATATCCCCACCGAGATAGTGAAAGCCAATGTTCAGGGCTGGTTCTACACCATGGAGAACGTTTACAGAGAGACCTTCTTCAAGGCTTCTTTAAGCAAAAAGCTTGGTCAAACAAATGTTTACTTCAATCCCTCATATTTCTCTCAGAAATCTCAGGGCGATGAACTCAACGGTGAGGCAGATACAGACCAGTACGGCTTCAATACAGGCGTGATGTTCAAAGGCTTTAATGTGACGGGCTTCTACGGCAAAACAGGTGACGACGGTCTCGTTCTTCCGTGGGGCGATGAGAAGGTTGTAATCCAGCAGGTGCTCGCAGCAGGCAGAGCAGAAGAGGAGGTTTATGCGGCACGAGTGGCTTACGATTTCTCCCAAATCGGTCTGAAGGGTCTGAGCGCTTATATTTTCCATGCCGAGTATGATGTTCCTGAATCAACAGGCAAAGACCAGTCCGAAACGGATTACAGTGTTCAGTACGCTTTTTCCGGAACTCTGGACGGGCTGAGTCTAAGGGCGAGATAC